Below is a window of Gossypium hirsutum isolate 1008001.06 chromosome A12, Gossypium_hirsutum_v2.1, whole genome shotgun sequence DNA.
atatgaaaattcctataaataggaatgtgatttcatttggaaatcacaccaacaagttctaaaagttctttctatccttcctcattttctaatattattagattgttcTATCAAGAGTTGCTGtagaaattctttatagaaattgagttttttgtTATTCATTGCTCAATGCTTAGTGGACTATTTTCGTTAGTGCAAAacacaaatagtcattggcttcattgtatcctcgaggttaatttgcttgaaaatATTTTGCACACCGAATATAGGTAGGGCGAATATAACTTTAAAGATAGtgacttgatacacgccttggaacATTATcctattttttcattttctatttgaATTTCTTTGGTGTGTACGGAATTTTTCTCACCAAAAAATTGTATTAACAGAAAGTCCAAAGAAAGACAGaatgaatagaattttcttaATCCtcgtgaaattatttttttactttctcCAAGGATTGGATCTAACAGTAACAAAAAGACCAATGGATTAAATATTTTATGCTTGAATCACACAATCaatcatttttctaaaaaataatagcaaAAGAGACGGGGATTACTAATATTCCAAAGACCTGTGGCTGAGGATGTTAGTTccaacaatataataatattgtatGATATATAGAGAAGTTAGAACATGTATTCCGGTACATGTTGTCTACTGAGGTGGAGCAAAGATAATTAAAGCTAACTAAATTATTAATCTCAACTCTAAGTAATACAAAAGGTTAAAATGAAAATACTATATAAAATAAATGGGTGCGGGAACTAGAGATCACACTTTGGCTTCCTTTGGATGCCAACGCAGCCATGGTGAGATGGGATTTTGAGGGAATATTCTTTTTCCCTGCACTGTGATGACGTTTGGAGAAACAACGGTGAGGTGCAGCTGAAGAATTCAATCTCACTGGCAGCCTCATTTCCAACTGGAGGTAAAACCTCCAGCTTAAACACAGCCAGCAGAATAGATTTCTTGCAGACAAAAatgcccatattttcatttattattttacaattttatccaGTTTTCTTGCAAATAGTTTTCTTGCAGACAAAAACACAGCCAACAGCTGGAGTTGTTCAATTATCTATTGTATTGATTGGGCTCTTGTGATTTGTTGAGTTCTACTTgattttatttcatcatttttagcTTGAAAGCTAGGATCTTTGGCTGaataagacttgaatttgagcATTGAGCTTGGTTTTTAGATATGAAACAAGATTGGGTTGCTTAGACAGGTTCTGTGAACTCTCAATCTCATCATTATCCATAGAACTAAACTTACCTTTTGACAATAAGGGCTTTGTTTCCCATGCTGCTAGGCTGTGGCAACTTATTTTCTgccaaagaacaaaaaaaatcactaataaaGCAGTGAGAAAAATGGGGGAAATTGAGAGAGAAAGATGGAGAGTTAACCTATCTACTTAAAACCAACAAAGAGAAATAAATtagagatgaaagaaaaaaattgcatGACAAGGTTGAAAGAAAAAAATCCCTTTCTCCTACCCTCATCTGCATCATCTGATGCATTGTTGTTAACAGCAACTGAGCTTTGGATTCCTAAAAACCAAAATAGGATCCAAAATAGGAGCTTTGTTAATAGCATCCAAAATTTTGACTTGAGGTTTCAACTTAAAACATTTGCACTTTTACGCACATGCAATTGTCTTAATATCTTCAAACTAAAAGTCTCCAATAacaagtattaaaaaaattaaaaataattatcattttatctaataaataatttaatttaattatataatttattaaaatattggaagatacattttaattttttattaaatgaatttataaattcacatattttaataatttttaaaaaagtaaaataatttaaaaaacttctattttatatcaattctaatatcatgtccttaatagtcattttttattctcacctcaccgctacagctgcgtttgaatccaaacacacactccaccgctgtttctaatctcaccgctacagtatccaatctcactgctacagtaacaaatctcaccgccaccgctatttttaacctcaccggaggtaaacacaccgcccatccaaactagccCTTTTGTCTTGCCCATACTTTAATACCTACCTGAAGATTACctactctttttttatttattatctattcattcatgctcatatcatcaaaacagattatattaatgataattattttatgcACCTACAATTTTAATCATTCTTGTGAAAACTATATCAACAAATGCtgcttaaatttttagtttttttttttaaatataactaAGCGATGTTTATAACTTGTGATTTTCTTATATTAACATAGAATGATTATTGGGGCGCTCgcgattttatttattttatatttaaaaataaatagaaaatgtgTCAATTTCACTTataaattataacattaaaatttttcattgtGTATTAATATATTAGAAAAAAGGGGGAGAGAGAGCCCACCACCGGCCACTCCCCCAAACCTGTCTCACCAACTCACATCTAGAAGAAAATTAGGGtcacatctctctctctctctctctctctctctcctgtTGTGTGGGTAAGTGAGAGTAAgagtcaaaaggctataaaaCTGCATCTAAAGCTCTCATAAAGGGCCGGCTTCAATGTTCTTCCCACCCACACCAAACTCCACCCTTCTTCGTTTCCGTTTCCCTACTGCTGCTTCTATTTTCTAAATCCCAAAATGGGAAGGTCTCCTTGCTGTGAGAAAGCTCATACAAACAAAGGTGCATGGACCAAAGAAGAAGATGATCGCCTCATCGCTTACATCCGAGCCCACGGTGAAGGTTGCTGGCGTTCTCTCCCTAAGGCTGCTGGCCTTCTCCGTTGTGGCAAAAGTTGCAGGCTTCGTTGGATCAACTACTTAAGACCTGACCTCAAACGTGGCAACTTCactgaggaagaagatgaactcATTATCAAGCTCCATAGCCTTCTCGGCAACAAGTAAGTATTATGTTCAACTTTGCgttacttttcttttttcttttttttttttgcaaaatttcaaatCCTTATTGgtttttaaattgatttacaGGTGGTCTCTTATAGCCGGGAGATTACCAGGAAGAACGGATAATGAGATAAAGAATTACTGGAACACACACATAAGGAGGAAGCTATTGAACAGAGGAATCGATCCAGCGACTCACAGGCCACTGAGTGAGGCAGGTGTTCATCAGGATGTGTCATCCACAATATCCTTCAATGGTGTTAAACAAGAAAATGACAAGATGAATAACCCCAATGGTTTTGTGGAGACAGATGAGAAGAAAATCCCAGCAGTTGAAGAAAGGTGTCCAGACTTAAGTTTGGACCTAAGAATCAGCCCACCTCCTTACCATCAAACCCAGCAGCACGCAGATCCATTCAAAACTGGAGGGAAAACCCTCTGTTTATTTTGCAGTTTGGGAGTTAAAAACAGCAAACAATGCATTTGCAGCATCGATACTGCTGCCAGCAGCAGTGGCAACAACACCAATACTGCCTATGATTTCTTAGGCTTGAAAACTGGTTTCTTGGATTACAGAAGTTTGGAAATGAAATGATTGTTTCAGAGGGAAATGtggaatttttttttccttctttttttaacCATGTAGCTTAAGCAGAAATGGAGAGAATTAATTGACCAAGAGATTgttatttagttttaaaaaaacccCTTTAATTTTCTGTTTGATCACCTCTAATTTGTatgattatatacatatatagagagTAATGATACAGGTGATCATTATTCAACAaatgttttttcatttatttggattattctttcttttctttatctttttaaaCCTTTTACAATTTTGTTTTTACCTCTCTTTTCCAAGAAAAAAAGTTGAGGTTTGTCAGACCCATGATAATTGATCAGATCTTCAAAAGGGTTATTCCTCTGCCTTAACTTTGTGTTTTTGTTGTTATTTCAGAAATGATAAccctcatttaaaaaaaaattatataaaagaaacaacactttgaaaattttttaaaaataattgaacatCATTATTAAGAGTTTAAAACACATTTTTTCAAGAAGTTTTAATGGGGGACAAATGGTTCAGAGTGGTTCTGAGAAAGGGGTTGATATTGATTTAGCAGTGGATAAGCCACGAGAGGAGgagaagttaaagaagaaaagatgaagaaagtGGTGGGTAGGCTATCCCTTCCCCTCTAATAAAAGCTCTTAAGAAACTAACTGTCCGTAGTACCATCTTTCAACTAACCATTCATTAATCATCTTCGCCATCAGCCCCCAACCATCCATGCTATTAATTACTTGATTTATCCTTTCCATATATCAATCGtttatcttttcaaaaaaaatattcacgatacaaaaatttaattaacctaattacgataaaatatatatattatgttatacaTAAAATCTGTTTGTGTTTATACATATGTTATTCTTAGAATCAAATTAATCCCAAACTTTTCGACAGCTATACCCCTTCCCAAGTTCCAcctttcaaatttcatttcaccATTATAGGATCAATCGAATTTAT
It encodes the following:
- the LOC107932573 gene encoding myb-related protein 308-like (The RefSeq protein has 2 substitutions compared to this genomic sequence), giving the protein MGSSPCCEKAHTNKGAWTKEEDDRLIAYIRAHGEGCWRSLPKAAGLLRCGKSCRLRWINYLRPDLKRGNFTEEEDELIIKLHSLLGNKWSLIAGRLPGRTDNEIKNYWNTHIRRKLLNRGIDPATHRPLNEAGVHQDVSSTISFNGVKQENDKMNNPNGFVETDEKKIPAVEERCPDLSLDLRISPPPYHQTQQHADPFKTGGKTLCLFCSLGVKNSKQCICSIDTAASSSGNNTNTAYDFLGLKTGFLDYRSLEMK